In the genome of Brienomyrus brachyistius isolate T26 chromosome 17, BBRACH_0.4, whole genome shotgun sequence, one region contains:
- the LOC125712236 gene encoding pleckstrin homology-like domain family B member 1 isoform X5: METLSPLQNWPEELHVGEGVTDTLAGMEGLMRSRPEYGRQAHQCFQSTPLDLIEMEKGLKVQSELPHLVSLGSGRLSTAVTLIPLPEGHTSLGSGPGMDISIQGPGVEAQHCFIENRAGNITLHPCGTQCAIDGLVAYTPVRLSQGCMLCLGQSAFFRFNHPEEADRMKSMILDRDRGVRAQAGAENIVTGNSLFLPAASCERAPHGKDSLERDLQEIMDTLSSPVGPTELSLSNAVRYLRSPPRSPPVSYSNNNSSAPSPQPFSSPSSVDGSNYSPPRLPLVSTRSSSHHYTSQGPPSTPPHNQLYFPSFLGGGGPRDPPKLTGTGALPPPSPSRSPRSPRVPHPALESTVPTAQGQPSGGGVWELSPPSPPLNRWLPQSPGQHRRLAGCRERSPSPTPPGCFCSPSPLAAPNGHQQPRLPLLGGWESKGRIAEVIDSESDLLAYHQRQHDERLQEQEAERLERQRLETILNLCAEYNKGDPGVAEEVKAGFPLACSRGPCVDAGDGVEQTQPESDEENLREESSSTESTHQECEDPLESGSPELGDLEEERLRVLAQVDKLKNRVTELEKQLQESQEKADLEQALLHRERQGELERAEAEAQAIAQLQCRLSELDGAIQGEKEKGRASVESDRQALESLRRGLAELQSQLHGCPESLREQLQERLKRESELLDLETKRFEDLEFQQLEKESSLEDERETLSQKLLQEQAEYQSSLAHRKEKVAALENRASSRGLEAAQECEGLSQERDHTLQLLDKEKERFSSLEKRCLSLNRGTNFSKCSSTKNEEVLHISESDLSDEFHSQNFLCPPADAVIGPSSSSSLSRPREDHARMPDVCRTYGGDGHDSLSACPPQPCFPLPPSEKEYITVGQLRQIFGMPKADAPASPLAPSFQHSASCRTASPGFSPSLSFECDWVRPVMPSPDLEWWFQVLMATGEDVPPCPPPLPAKSLFSARSLQVYQGQTGSSVQYNSATLGRNRTAKSPLVASSNTGSLPRNLAVTLQGIEAKRQLALQQKGQQVIEEQRRRLAELRERAALEAQCQWEALRGSQSRLDAPPLLPGPAGIHHSILHHRHPSMGERPYDTVSLESSDSLDTSISTGDSSFPPDTFSSASMMDTLRMEEMERLLREAQLEKARLIESQVRESQARSELLEEERRKREEAERRLEEEMMLRQQLVEKEVKMRARNLSQARPMTRYLPNRKEELDLRSHIESAGHNLTSCYDLMLTEKMCKGYLVKMGGKIKSWKKRWFVFDRMRRTFSYYVDKHESKLKGVIYFQAIEEVYYDHLRSATKKGFFNLNFANVCITAQSPNPALTFCVKTHDRLYYMVAPSSEAMRIWMDVIVTGAEGYTQFMT, from the exons GCCATACCTCGCTGGGCAGTGGACCCGGCATGGACATCAGCATCCAGGGTCCTGGCGTGGAGGCGCAGCATTGCTTCATTGAGAACCGGGCAGGGAACATCACACTGCATCCCTGCGGTACCCAGTGTGCAATTGACGGGCTGGTCGCCTACACTCCTGTGCGCCTCTCGCAAG gCTGTATGCTGTGCCTTGGTCAATCAGCCTTCTTTCGCTTCAACCACCCTGAAGAGGCTGACAGGATGAAGAGCATGATTTTGGATCGGGACcgaggggtccgagcacaagcaG GTGCAGAGAATATCGTCACTGGGAACAGTCTGTTTCTGCCAGCAGCCTCCTGTGAGAGAGCTCCCCATGGCAAGGACTCTTtggagagggacctgcaggaAATCATGGACACCCTGTCGTCCCCTGTAGGCCCCACCGAGCTCTCTCTGAGCAATGCGGTTCGGTATTTAAGGTCCCCCCCCAGGAGCCCGCCAGTGAGCTACAGCAATAATAACAGCTCCGCCCCTTCGCCCCAACCTTTCTCCTCCCCGTCGTCAGTGGACGGCTCCAACTATAGCCCCCCCCGCTTGCCCCTGGTGTCGACTCGCTCTTCCAGCCACCATTATACCTCCCAGGGCCCCCCGagcacacccccccacaatcagTTGTATTTCCCTTCCTTCTTGGGAGGTGGTGGTCCCAGAGACCCACCTAAACTGACTGGCACAggagcactgcccccccccagcccctcacGATCGCCCCGCTCCCCCCGGGTCCCCCATCCTGCACTGGAGTCCACCGTGCCTACTGCCCAGGGACAGCCCAGTGGTGGAGGAGTTTGGGAGCtgtccccccccagcccaccccttAATAGGTGGCTGCCGCAAAGCCCCGGGCAGCATCGCAGACTGGCTGGGTGCCGAGAGCGCAGCCCGTCCCCAACGCCACCGGGCTGTTTCTGCAGCCCCTCCCCTCTCGCCGCCCCCAATGGGCACCAGCAGCCAAGGCTCCCCCTACTGGGTGGGTGGGAAAGTAAAGGCAGAATCGCTGAGGTCATCGACAGCGAGAGCGACCTGCTGGCATACCACCAGCGGCAACACGATGAGCGGCTGCAGGAGCAAGAGGCGGAGAGGCTG GAACGCCAGCGTCTTGAGACTATCCTGAACCTGTGCGCCGAGTACAACAAGGGAGATCCGGGTGTAGCTGAGGAGGTGAAAGCCGGCTTTCCACTTGCCTGCAGCAGGGGACCCTGCGTGGATGCGGGGGACGGTGTGGAGCAAACACAGCCAGAGAGCGATGAGGAGAACCTCAGGGAGGagagcagcagcacagaaagcACCCACCAAGAG TGCGAGGACCCACTGGAATCTGGGTCCCCAGAGCTGGGAGACCTAGAAGAAGAACGATTGCGAGTCCTGGCCCAGGTGGACAAGCTGAAGAACCGGGTCACGGAGCTGGAGAAGCAGCTGCAGGAGTCCCAGGAGAAG GCAGATCTGGAGCAGGCGCTGCTACACAGGGAGCGGCAGGGGGAGCTAGAGCGGGCAGAAGCAGAGGCCCAGGCCATCGCACAGCTGCAGTGCAGGCTGAGCGAGTTGGACGGTGCCATCCAGGGCGAGAAAGAAAAG GGAAGGGCGAGTGTCGAATCAGATCGGCAGGCACTGGAGAGTCTGCGCAGGGGCTTGGCAGAGCTGCAGAGTCAGCTGCACGGGTGCCCCGAGTCCCTGAGAGAACAGCTGCAGGAGCGACTGAAGCGG GAGTCAGAGCTCCTGGACTTGGAGACGAAGCGTTTTGAGGACCTAGAATTCCAGCAGCTGGAGAAGGAGAGCAGCCTGGAGGACGAGCGGGAAACTCTGAGTCAGAAGCTGCTGCAGGAGCAGGCCGAGTACCAGAGCAGCCTGGCCCACAGAAAG GAGAAAGTGGCGGCACTGGAGAACCGGGCCAGCAGCCGCGGGCTGGAGGCGGCCCAGGAGTGTGAGGGGCTCAGCCAGGAACGGGACCACACCCTCCAGCTACTAGACAAG GAGAAGGAGAGGTTCTCTAGCCTGGAGAAAAGGTGCCTGAGTCTCAACAGAGGAACAAATTTCTCTAAATGTTCCTCTACCAAGAATGAG GAAGTGCTTCATATCAGCGAGAGTGACCTGTCAGATGAATTCCACTCCCAGAATTTCCTCTGTCCGCCTGCTGATGCAGTCATAGGcccttcctcatcctcctctctGAGCAGGCCTCGAGAG GATCATGCAAGGATGCCAGATGTCTGTAGGACGTACGGGGGTGATGGGCATGActccctctctgcctgcccACCTCAGCCCTGCTTCCCCCTTCCTCCCTCTGAG AAGGAGTACATCACTGTCGGACAGCTGAGGCAGATCTTTGGGATGCCGAAGGCGGATGCCCCCGCCAGCCCACTCGCCCCATCATTCCAGCACTCTGCTTCCTGTCGCACAGCTTCACCTGgcttctctccctccctgtcaTTTGAG TGTGACTGGGTTAGACCTGTGATGCCCTCTCCGGATTTAGAGTGGTGGTTCCAGGTGCTCATGGCTACTGGGGAGGATGTtcctccctgccccccgccTCTCCCAGCTAAATCTCTTTTCTCTGCCCGGTCACTGCAG GTGTATCAAGGGCAGACAGGATCTTCAGTGCAATACAACTCAGCCACTCTGGGACGTAACCGTACAGCTAAG AGCCCCCTGGTGGCCTCTAGCAACACTGGCAGCCTTCCACGAAACCTGGCCGTTACCCTGCAAGGTATCGAGGCCAAGAGGCAGCTGGCCTTACAGCAGAAAG GGCAGCAGGTAATCGAGGAGCAGCGGCGGCGGCTAGCTGAGCTGAGGGAGCGTGCTGCGCTGGAAGCACAGTGCCAGTGGGAGGCGCTGCGCGGGTCACAGTCCCGGCTTGACGCCCCTCCCCTGCTGCCTGGGCCTGCTGGGATACATCACTCTATCCTGCACCACCGGCACCCCTCGATGGGCGAGAGGCCATACGACACAGTGAGCCTGGAGAGCTCCGACAGCCTGGACACCAGCATCTCCACTGGTGACAGCTCCTTCCCTCCAGACACCTTCTCCAG TGCCAGCATGATGGACACCCTGCGGATGGAGGAGATGGAAAGGCTGCTACGAGAGGCCCAGCTAGAGAAGGCCAGGCTCATCGAGAGCCAG GTGAGGGAGAGCCAGGCGAGGAGTGAGCTGCTGGAGGAGGAGCGCAGGAAGCGGGAGGAGGCGGAGAGGAGGCTAGAGGAGGAGATGATGCTGAGACAGCAGCTGGTGGAGAAGGAGGTGAAGATGAGGGCCAGGAATCTGTCTCAG GCACGTCCCATGACCCGCTACCTGCCCAACCGCAAGGAGGAATTAGACCTGCGCTCGCATATCGAGTCCGCCGGCCATAACCTCACCAGCTGCTATGACTTGATGCTCACCGAGAAGATGTGCAAGGGCTACCTGGTCAAGATGGGTGGCAAAATCAAGTCGTGGAAGAAGCGCTGGTTTGTCTTTGACCGCATGAGGAGGACCTTCTCCTATTATGTGG acaagcACGAGAGCAAACTAAAGGGAGTCATTTACTTTCAAGCCATTGAGGAAGTCTATTACGACCACCTACGCAGTGCCACCAAG AAAGGATTTTTCAACCTGAATTTTGCCAATGTATGTATCACAGCCCAG AGCCCGAATCCTGCGCTGACCTTTTGTGTGAAGACACACGACCGGCTGTACTACATGGTGGCTCCATCCTCGGAGGCCATGCGCATCTGGATGGACGTCATAGTAACGGGCGCTGAAGGGTACACACAGTTCATGACCTGA
- the LOC125712236 gene encoding pleckstrin homology-like domain family B member 1 isoform X7 — MEGLMRSRPEYGRQAHQCFQSTPLDLIEMEKGLKVQSELPHLVSLGSGRLSTAVTLIPLPEGHTSLGSGPGMDISIQGPGVEAQHCFIENRAGNITLHPCGTQCAIDGLVAYTPVRLSQGCMLCLGQSAFFRFNHPEEADRMKSMILDRDRGVRAQAGAENIVTGNSLFLPAASCERAPHGKDSLERDLQEIMDTLSSPVGPTELSLSNAVRYLRSPPRSPPVSYSNNNSSAPSPQPFSSPSSVDGSNYSPPRLPLVSTRSSSHHYTSQGPPSTPPHNQLYFPSFLGGGGPRDPPKLTGTGALPPPSPSRSPRSPRVPHPALESTVPTAQGQPSGGGVWELSPPSPPLNRWLPQSPGQHRRLAGCRERSPSPTPPGCFCSPSPLAAPNGHQQPRLPLLGGWESKGRIAEVIDSESDLLAYHQRQHDERLQEQEAERLERQRLETILNLCAEYNKGDPGVAEEVKAGFPLACSRGPCVDAGDGVEQTQPESDEENLREESSSTESTHQECEDPLESGSPELGDLEEERLRVLAQVDKLKNRVTELEKQLQESQEKADLEQALLHRERQGELERAEAEAQAIAQLQCRLSELDGAIQGEKEKGRASVESDRQALESLRRGLAELQSQLHGCPESLREQLQERLKRESELLDLETKRFEDLEFQQLEKESSLEDERETLSQKLLQEQAEYQSSLAHRKEKVAALENRASSRGLEAAQECEGLSQERDHTLQLLDKEKERFSSLEKRCLSLNRGTNFSKCSSTKNEEVLHISESDLSDEFHSQNFLCPPADAVIGPSSSSSLSRPREDHARMPDVCRTYGGDGHDSLSACPPQPCFPLPPSEKEYITVGQLRQIFGMPKADAPASPLAPSFQHSASCRTASPGFSPSLSFECDWVRPVMPSPDLEWWFQVLMATGEDVPPCPPPLPAKSLFSARSLQVYQGQTGSSVQYNSATLGRNRTAKSPLVASSNTGSLPRNLAVTLQGIEAKRQLALQQKGQQVIEEQRRRLAELRERAALEAQCQWEALRGSQSRLDAPPLLPGPAGIHHSILHHRHPSMGERPYDTVSLESSDSLDTSISTGDSSFPPDTFSSASMMDTLRMEEMERLLREAQLEKARLIESQVRESQARSELLEEERRKREEAERRLEEEMMLRQQLVEKEVKMRARNLSQARPMTRYLPNRKEELDLRSHIESAGHNLTSCYDLMLTEKMCKGYLVKMGGKIKSWKKRWFVFDRMRRTFSYYVDKHESKLKGVIYFQAIEEVYYDHLRSATKKGFFNLNFANVCITAQSPNPALTFCVKTHDRLYYMVAPSSEAMRIWMDVIVTGAEGYTQFMT, encoded by the exons GCCATACCTCGCTGGGCAGTGGACCCGGCATGGACATCAGCATCCAGGGTCCTGGCGTGGAGGCGCAGCATTGCTTCATTGAGAACCGGGCAGGGAACATCACACTGCATCCCTGCGGTACCCAGTGTGCAATTGACGGGCTGGTCGCCTACACTCCTGTGCGCCTCTCGCAAG gCTGTATGCTGTGCCTTGGTCAATCAGCCTTCTTTCGCTTCAACCACCCTGAAGAGGCTGACAGGATGAAGAGCATGATTTTGGATCGGGACcgaggggtccgagcacaagcaG GTGCAGAGAATATCGTCACTGGGAACAGTCTGTTTCTGCCAGCAGCCTCCTGTGAGAGAGCTCCCCATGGCAAGGACTCTTtggagagggacctgcaggaAATCATGGACACCCTGTCGTCCCCTGTAGGCCCCACCGAGCTCTCTCTGAGCAATGCGGTTCGGTATTTAAGGTCCCCCCCCAGGAGCCCGCCAGTGAGCTACAGCAATAATAACAGCTCCGCCCCTTCGCCCCAACCTTTCTCCTCCCCGTCGTCAGTGGACGGCTCCAACTATAGCCCCCCCCGCTTGCCCCTGGTGTCGACTCGCTCTTCCAGCCACCATTATACCTCCCAGGGCCCCCCGagcacacccccccacaatcagTTGTATTTCCCTTCCTTCTTGGGAGGTGGTGGTCCCAGAGACCCACCTAAACTGACTGGCACAggagcactgcccccccccagcccctcacGATCGCCCCGCTCCCCCCGGGTCCCCCATCCTGCACTGGAGTCCACCGTGCCTACTGCCCAGGGACAGCCCAGTGGTGGAGGAGTTTGGGAGCtgtccccccccagcccaccccttAATAGGTGGCTGCCGCAAAGCCCCGGGCAGCATCGCAGACTGGCTGGGTGCCGAGAGCGCAGCCCGTCCCCAACGCCACCGGGCTGTTTCTGCAGCCCCTCCCCTCTCGCCGCCCCCAATGGGCACCAGCAGCCAAGGCTCCCCCTACTGGGTGGGTGGGAAAGTAAAGGCAGAATCGCTGAGGTCATCGACAGCGAGAGCGACCTGCTGGCATACCACCAGCGGCAACACGATGAGCGGCTGCAGGAGCAAGAGGCGGAGAGGCTG GAACGCCAGCGTCTTGAGACTATCCTGAACCTGTGCGCCGAGTACAACAAGGGAGATCCGGGTGTAGCTGAGGAGGTGAAAGCCGGCTTTCCACTTGCCTGCAGCAGGGGACCCTGCGTGGATGCGGGGGACGGTGTGGAGCAAACACAGCCAGAGAGCGATGAGGAGAACCTCAGGGAGGagagcagcagcacagaaagcACCCACCAAGAG TGCGAGGACCCACTGGAATCTGGGTCCCCAGAGCTGGGAGACCTAGAAGAAGAACGATTGCGAGTCCTGGCCCAGGTGGACAAGCTGAAGAACCGGGTCACGGAGCTGGAGAAGCAGCTGCAGGAGTCCCAGGAGAAG GCAGATCTGGAGCAGGCGCTGCTACACAGGGAGCGGCAGGGGGAGCTAGAGCGGGCAGAAGCAGAGGCCCAGGCCATCGCACAGCTGCAGTGCAGGCTGAGCGAGTTGGACGGTGCCATCCAGGGCGAGAAAGAAAAG GGAAGGGCGAGTGTCGAATCAGATCGGCAGGCACTGGAGAGTCTGCGCAGGGGCTTGGCAGAGCTGCAGAGTCAGCTGCACGGGTGCCCCGAGTCCCTGAGAGAACAGCTGCAGGAGCGACTGAAGCGG GAGTCAGAGCTCCTGGACTTGGAGACGAAGCGTTTTGAGGACCTAGAATTCCAGCAGCTGGAGAAGGAGAGCAGCCTGGAGGACGAGCGGGAAACTCTGAGTCAGAAGCTGCTGCAGGAGCAGGCCGAGTACCAGAGCAGCCTGGCCCACAGAAAG GAGAAAGTGGCGGCACTGGAGAACCGGGCCAGCAGCCGCGGGCTGGAGGCGGCCCAGGAGTGTGAGGGGCTCAGCCAGGAACGGGACCACACCCTCCAGCTACTAGACAAG GAGAAGGAGAGGTTCTCTAGCCTGGAGAAAAGGTGCCTGAGTCTCAACAGAGGAACAAATTTCTCTAAATGTTCCTCTACCAAGAATGAG GAAGTGCTTCATATCAGCGAGAGTGACCTGTCAGATGAATTCCACTCCCAGAATTTCCTCTGTCCGCCTGCTGATGCAGTCATAGGcccttcctcatcctcctctctGAGCAGGCCTCGAGAG GATCATGCAAGGATGCCAGATGTCTGTAGGACGTACGGGGGTGATGGGCATGActccctctctgcctgcccACCTCAGCCCTGCTTCCCCCTTCCTCCCTCTGAG AAGGAGTACATCACTGTCGGACAGCTGAGGCAGATCTTTGGGATGCCGAAGGCGGATGCCCCCGCCAGCCCACTCGCCCCATCATTCCAGCACTCTGCTTCCTGTCGCACAGCTTCACCTGgcttctctccctccctgtcaTTTGAG TGTGACTGGGTTAGACCTGTGATGCCCTCTCCGGATTTAGAGTGGTGGTTCCAGGTGCTCATGGCTACTGGGGAGGATGTtcctccctgccccccgccTCTCCCAGCTAAATCTCTTTTCTCTGCCCGGTCACTGCAG GTGTATCAAGGGCAGACAGGATCTTCAGTGCAATACAACTCAGCCACTCTGGGACGTAACCGTACAGCTAAG AGCCCCCTGGTGGCCTCTAGCAACACTGGCAGCCTTCCACGAAACCTGGCCGTTACCCTGCAAGGTATCGAGGCCAAGAGGCAGCTGGCCTTACAGCAGAAAG GGCAGCAGGTAATCGAGGAGCAGCGGCGGCGGCTAGCTGAGCTGAGGGAGCGTGCTGCGCTGGAAGCACAGTGCCAGTGGGAGGCGCTGCGCGGGTCACAGTCCCGGCTTGACGCCCCTCCCCTGCTGCCTGGGCCTGCTGGGATACATCACTCTATCCTGCACCACCGGCACCCCTCGATGGGCGAGAGGCCATACGACACAGTGAGCCTGGAGAGCTCCGACAGCCTGGACACCAGCATCTCCACTGGTGACAGCTCCTTCCCTCCAGACACCTTCTCCAG TGCCAGCATGATGGACACCCTGCGGATGGAGGAGATGGAAAGGCTGCTACGAGAGGCCCAGCTAGAGAAGGCCAGGCTCATCGAGAGCCAG GTGAGGGAGAGCCAGGCGAGGAGTGAGCTGCTGGAGGAGGAGCGCAGGAAGCGGGAGGAGGCGGAGAGGAGGCTAGAGGAGGAGATGATGCTGAGACAGCAGCTGGTGGAGAAGGAGGTGAAGATGAGGGCCAGGAATCTGTCTCAG GCACGTCCCATGACCCGCTACCTGCCCAACCGCAAGGAGGAATTAGACCTGCGCTCGCATATCGAGTCCGCCGGCCATAACCTCACCAGCTGCTATGACTTGATGCTCACCGAGAAGATGTGCAAGGGCTACCTGGTCAAGATGGGTGGCAAAATCAAGTCGTGGAAGAAGCGCTGGTTTGTCTTTGACCGCATGAGGAGGACCTTCTCCTATTATGTGG acaagcACGAGAGCAAACTAAAGGGAGTCATTTACTTTCAAGCCATTGAGGAAGTCTATTACGACCACCTACGCAGTGCCACCAAG AAAGGATTTTTCAACCTGAATTTTGCCAATGTATGTATCACAGCCCAG AGCCCGAATCCTGCGCTGACCTTTTGTGTGAAGACACACGACCGGCTGTACTACATGGTGGCTCCATCCTCGGAGGCCATGCGCATCTGGATGGACGTCATAGTAACGGGCGCTGAAGGGTACACACAGTTCATGACCTGA